In the Chlorobium limicola DSM 245 genome, one interval contains:
- a CDS encoding aldo/keto reductase — MQTRQLGNTDMHLTPLGFGSWAIGGGGWAYGWGAQDDAEAINAIQRAVELGINWIDTAAVYGLGHSEELVARALEGIGNKPYVFTKCSLVWDERRRMSSSLKADSVRRECEQSLKRLKVDAIDLYQIHWPNPEPDIEEGWKTMAALREEGLVRHIGVSNFNVEQMLRVMQIAPVASLQPPYSMLRPAVETEILPFCKEREIGVIVYSPMLSGMLTGAMTRERVEHFSQDDWRRENKEFQEPRLSANLELVELLRRIGSPHGCSPGEVAIAWTLRNPAVTGAIVGGRSASQVEGIIGAGEFRLGAEEADLIERHIAGMAQ; from the coding sequence ATGCAGACACGGCAACTCGGCAATACAGACATGCATCTGACGCCTCTGGGTTTCGGAAGCTGGGCTATCGGGGGTGGCGGCTGGGCTTACGGTTGGGGGGCCCAGGATGACGCCGAGGCCATAAACGCAATTCAGCGTGCCGTAGAACTTGGCATCAACTGGATCGATACCGCGGCGGTTTACGGGCTTGGTCATTCTGAAGAACTGGTCGCCAGGGCTCTCGAAGGGATCGGGAACAAACCTTACGTGTTCACCAAATGCTCACTGGTATGGGATGAGCGCCGCCGGATGAGCAGCAGTCTCAAGGCCGATTCTGTCCGGCGCGAATGCGAGCAGAGCCTGAAGCGATTAAAGGTCGACGCCATCGATCTTTACCAGATACACTGGCCAAATCCGGAGCCCGATATTGAGGAGGGGTGGAAGACGATGGCCGCTCTCAGGGAAGAAGGGCTTGTGCGGCATATAGGGGTTTCGAATTTCAATGTCGAACAGATGCTTCGTGTCATGCAGATCGCACCAGTCGCATCGCTCCAGCCGCCCTATTCGATGCTTCGCCCCGCAGTGGAAACCGAAATTCTCCCTTTCTGCAAGGAACGGGAAATCGGCGTGATCGTCTACTCGCCCATGCTTTCCGGCATGCTGACAGGGGCCATGACGCGTGAACGGGTTGAACATTTTTCGCAGGATGACTGGCGGCGTGAAAACAAGGAGTTTCAGGAACCCCGTCTGTCAGCAAATCTCGAACTGGTCGAACTGCTTCGCCGTATCGGTTCTCCTCACGGATGTTCACCCGGTGAGGTAGCCATTGCATGGACCCTGCGCAATCCGGCCGTTACCGGGGCTATTGTAGGAGGACGCAGCGCCTCTCAGGTTGAGGGTATTATCGGGGCAGGGGAGTTCAGACTCGGTGCAGAGGAGGCCGATCTTATCGAACGCCATATTGCCGGCATGGCGCAGTAA
- the nifH gene encoding nitrogenase iron protein — translation MRKVAIYGKGGIGKSTTTQNTVAGLAEMGKKVMVVGCDPKADSTRLLLGGLQQKTVLDTLREEGEEVELEDIIKEGYRNTRCTESGGPEPGVGCAGRGIITSVNLLEQLGAYDEEWDLDYVFYDVLGDVVCGGFAMPIRDGKAEEIYIVCSGEMMAMYAANNICKGILKYADAGGVRLGGLICNSRKVDNEREMIEELAKKIGTQMIHFVPRDNFVQRAEINRKTVIDYDPTHGQADEYRALARKIDENEMFVIPKPLEIEELESLLIEFGIAN, via the coding sequence ATGAGAAAAGTAGCTATTTATGGAAAAGGTGGCATCGGCAAGTCAACCACGACACAGAACACGGTTGCCGGTCTTGCGGAAATGGGCAAAAAAGTCATGGTAGTAGGCTGTGATCCTAAAGCCGACTCTACCCGTCTCCTGCTCGGCGGTCTCCAGCAGAAAACCGTACTCGATACCCTGCGTGAGGAGGGAGAAGAAGTCGAACTTGAAGATATCATCAAAGAGGGATACAGAAACACCCGCTGTACGGAGTCCGGCGGACCGGAACCAGGCGTGGGCTGTGCAGGACGCGGCATCATAACCTCGGTAAACCTGCTCGAACAGCTTGGAGCCTACGATGAGGAATGGGATCTCGATTATGTGTTCTACGATGTGCTCGGTGATGTCGTATGCGGCGGATTCGCCATGCCTATCCGCGACGGCAAAGCAGAAGAGATCTATATCGTCTGCTCCGGAGAAATGATGGCGATGTATGCGGCAAACAACATCTGCAAAGGTATTCTGAAATACGCAGATGCTGGTGGCGTCCGTCTCGGCGGCCTTATCTGTAACAGCCGCAAGGTCGACAACGAGCGCGAAATGATCGAGGAGCTTGCCAAAAAAATCGGCACCCAGATGATCCACTTCGTTCCTCGCGACAACTTTGTCCAGCGCGCAGAGATCAACCGCAAAACCGTTATCGACTACGATCCGACACACGGTCAGGCAGACGAGTACCGCGCACTTGCAAGAAAGATCGACGAAAACGAAATGTTCGTCATTCCCAAGCCTCTGGAAATCGAAGAGCTTGAATCGCTTCTCATTGAATTTGGTATCGCTAACTAA
- a CDS encoding sigma-54-dependent Fis family transcriptional regulator gives MLIPQKKKDSSISLLAEVSRTVTIEKDISKVLRLVLFIMSEHMDMLRGMITILNRDNDEIVINESFGLSEEEKERGRYRIGEGIIGQVVKTGKPVLVPNINDEPLFLDRTRSRQKERTDDLCFICIPIKTGTEIIGTLSADRQIEPPFPEDPSKRAKAESERMDMMQHYVDLLSIIASMISQAVRLKQLAHEENSNGTGTTHSLKGKNLLIPHRDNDSHEEEVDETERPANIIGNAKPMMSLFKMIDKIAKTSATTLVLGESGVGKELVASAIHFKSRRSDKPFIKFNCAALPESIVESELFGHEKGSFTGASGMRQGRFELAHTGTIFLDEIGELSLPVQAKLLRILQEKEFERVGGSKTIKVDVRVIAATNRNLENLIREGQFREDLFYRLNIFPLTVPPLRERKTDILLLADYFVEKYNRINQKGIRRISTTSIDMLMRYHWPGNVRELENCMERAVILSEDNVIHGYHLPPSLQTAESSGTPYTGSLQQKLDSIENEMIIEALKRTKGNMSRAAIQLGLSDRIMGLRVKKFNIDYRKFRI, from the coding sequence ATGCTCATTCCCCAGAAAAAAAAAGACAGCAGCATCAGCCTTCTGGCTGAAGTCAGCAGAACTGTAACGATTGAAAAAGATATCAGCAAGGTGCTCCGCCTGGTACTTTTCATCATGTCGGAGCATATGGATATGCTTCGCGGAATGATCACCATTCTCAACCGCGATAATGACGAAATAGTCATCAATGAATCATTCGGACTGAGCGAAGAAGAAAAAGAACGTGGACGCTACCGGATAGGAGAGGGCATTATCGGTCAGGTCGTAAAAACCGGTAAACCGGTTCTGGTACCAAATATCAATGATGAACCATTGTTCCTTGACCGTACCCGTTCCCGTCAGAAGGAGAGAACCGACGACCTTTGTTTCATCTGCATTCCCATAAAGACGGGAACCGAGATCATCGGAACCCTCAGCGCCGATCGTCAGATTGAACCGCCATTTCCCGAAGACCCGTCGAAACGGGCCAAAGCGGAAAGCGAACGGATGGACATGATGCAGCACTACGTCGACCTGCTTTCCATTATCGCGTCCATGATTTCTCAGGCGGTAAGGCTCAAACAGCTTGCTCACGAGGAGAACTCGAATGGAACAGGCACAACGCACTCGCTGAAAGGGAAAAATCTGCTCATCCCTCACCGGGACAATGACAGCCATGAGGAAGAGGTGGATGAAACGGAACGCCCGGCAAACATTATCGGCAATGCAAAACCGATGATGTCATTGTTCAAAATGATCGACAAAATCGCAAAAACCAGTGCGACAACTCTGGTGCTGGGCGAAAGCGGTGTAGGCAAAGAACTCGTCGCCAGCGCCATTCACTTTAAAAGCCGTCGCTCCGACAAGCCGTTTATCAAATTCAATTGTGCAGCCCTACCGGAAAGCATTGTAGAAAGCGAGTTGTTCGGCCATGAAAAAGGCTCTTTTACCGGAGCCTCGGGTATGCGTCAGGGACGGTTCGAGCTGGCCCATACCGGCACGATATTTCTTGATGAGATCGGAGAACTCAGCTTGCCGGTACAGGCGAAACTGCTTCGCATCCTTCAGGAAAAAGAGTTCGAACGGGTTGGCGGCTCGAAAACCATCAAAGTCGATGTCAGAGTTATTGCCGCAACCAACAGGAACCTGGAAAACCTCATCCGTGAAGGACAGTTCAGGGAAGATCTGTTCTATCGGCTGAATATTTTTCCGTTGACCGTACCGCCGCTCAGGGAGAGAAAAACCGATATACTGCTGCTCGCAGATTACTTCGTCGAAAAATATAACCGGATCAACCAGAAAGGAATCCGCCGAATTTCAACGACATCGATAGACATGCTGATGCGCTACCACTGGCCCGGCAATGTGCGTGAACTGGAAAACTGCATGGAACGAGCGGTCATTCTCAGCGAAGATAACGTCATTCACGGCTATCACCTTCCGCCAAGCCTGCAGACTGCGGAATCGAGCGGCACCCCGTATACCGGCTCACTGCAGCAAAAGCTTGACTCGATCGAAAATGAAATGATCATCGAAGCGCTCAAACGCACAAAAGGAAATATGTCACGGGCGGCTATACAACTCGGCCTCTCGGACAGAATCATGGGGTTACGGGTAAAAAAATTCAACATCGACTATCGAAAGTTCCGTATATGA
- a CDS encoding P-II family nitrogen regulator produces the protein MLMIRTIVRPEKVHEVMQGLLDAGYPAVTKISVVGRGKQRGLRVGDVVYDELPKEMLFVVVPNADKDFVVRAIMDHAKSGPEGKFGDGKIFISAVEEVYTISSGEQETEVMLAEKEA, from the coding sequence ATGTTAATGATCAGAACAATCGTCAGGCCGGAAAAAGTGCATGAAGTCATGCAGGGACTGCTCGACGCAGGCTACCCGGCCGTCACAAAAATCTCTGTCGTGGGACGGGGAAAACAGCGCGGCCTTCGCGTCGGCGATGTCGTGTACGATGAACTCCCCAAAGAGATGCTCTTCGTCGTTGTTCCCAATGCCGACAAGGATTTCGTGGTAAGGGCCATCATGGATCACGCAAAATCCGGACCTGAAGGCAAATTCGGCGACGGCAAGATTTTCATTTCAGCTGTCGAGGAGGTCTATACCATCAGCTCGGGTGAACAGGAAACTGAAGTAATGCTTGCAGAGAAGGAGGCCTGA
- the nifV gene encoding homocitrate synthase has protein sequence MTENQKNSSAAASRPWIIDTTLRDGEQAPGVAFTAAEKTRIACMLAETGVNELEIGYPAISEEERNTIKSITGLHLPLRLTSWARAVWQDIEHAAASGTEAVHISFPASELYMELMGKNYLWVRQQLQELVPRAKKYFNFVSVGAQDATRADSELLLDFIGDAAACGADRIRLADTVGVATPLSIIDLVGRLKAASPLPIEFHAHNDLGMATANAFTALEAGCAAVSVSVTGLGERAGNAALEELAVALSLSGNYTTRIDTGMLAQLCDMVSRASGRPIQSQKPIVGKSAFQHESGIHCAALLKNPLSYQPFLPEHVGRNDYELVIGKHSGSAAISHAYHAQGITLSKEESGTLLTAVRKTAGEKKRALTTYELKTIYRLHCQTSTTIL, from the coding sequence ATGACAGAAAATCAAAAGAACAGTTCTGCCGCCGCTTCAAGGCCATGGATCATCGATACCACCCTGCGAGATGGAGAACAGGCTCCCGGAGTTGCATTCACTGCAGCGGAAAAAACGCGAATCGCCTGCATGCTTGCCGAAACCGGTGTCAACGAGCTGGAAATCGGCTATCCGGCTATCAGCGAAGAAGAGCGCAATACCATAAAATCCATTACAGGACTTCATCTCCCGCTCCGGTTGACCTCCTGGGCCCGGGCCGTATGGCAGGATATCGAACATGCCGCGGCATCGGGAACGGAAGCCGTTCATATCAGCTTTCCGGCATCGGAGCTTTACATGGAGCTGATGGGTAAAAATTATCTGTGGGTACGCCAGCAGCTTCAGGAACTTGTGCCGAGAGCAAAAAAATATTTCAATTTCGTGAGCGTCGGCGCCCAGGACGCGACAAGGGCAGATAGCGAACTGCTTCTGGATTTCATTGGTGACGCCGCCGCTTGCGGAGCTGACCGCATAAGGCTTGCCGATACTGTCGGCGTAGCGACGCCACTCTCGATCATCGATCTCGTAGGGCGGCTGAAAGCCGCATCTCCGCTGCCGATAGAGTTTCACGCCCACAACGACCTTGGGATGGCTACAGCCAATGCATTCACCGCTCTTGAGGCCGGATGCGCGGCCGTGAGCGTTTCGGTAACCGGATTGGGGGAACGCGCGGGGAATGCAGCTCTTGAGGAGCTTGCCGTTGCCCTCTCTCTTTCGGGAAACTATACGACACGTATCGACACCGGCATGCTTGCGCAGCTTTGCGATATGGTCAGCCGGGCTTCCGGACGTCCCATTCAGAGTCAGAAACCGATTGTCGGCAAATCGGCTTTTCAGCACGAGTCGGGGATTCACTGCGCTGCCCTGCTCAAAAATCCGCTTTCATACCAGCCGTTTCTTCCCGAACATGTCGGAAGAAACGATTATGAACTGGTTATCGGAAAACACTCGGGCAGTGCGGCCATCAGTCACGCCTACCATGCTCAGGGCATCACCCTGTCGAAAGAGGAGAGCGGCACTCTGCTTACTGCAGTAAGAAAAACTGCGGGAGAAAAAAAGCGCGCTCTTACAACATACGAACTGAAAACAATCTATCGATTACATTGTCAGACAAGTACCACCATACTGTAA
- the nifK gene encoding nitrogenase molybdenum-iron protein subunit beta produces the protein MLLRHTPKEVIAREGLTINPAKTCQPIGAMYAALGIHGCLPHSHGSQGCCSYHRSTLTRHYKEPVMAATSSFTEGASVFGGQANLLAAIETIFSVYEPDIIAVHSTCLSETIGDDLQQITKKAKDDGKIPEGKYVIYASTPSFVGSHVTGYANMVTGIAEQFARSTGEKKEQINIIAGWMEPSDMREIKKLSKELGVKIVLFPDTSDVLDAPQTGKHEFYPKGGTTVEELKSIGDSTASLALGCISAEPAAIALEKKCKVPFETVDMPIGLSATDRFIMSLSKAAGVEVPEEITAERGRLIDVMTDMEQYFYGKKVALFGDPDQLIPLTEFLLDLNMKPIHIVSGTPGQRFEKRMKEILQRIPEANFKNGLNADMFLLHQWMKNEPVDLLIGNTYGKYIARDENVPFLRFGFPILDRIGHSYFPNIGYSGSLRLLEKILNAFMDRQDREALEEKFELVM, from the coding sequence ATGCTATTAAGACATACACCAAAAGAGGTTATAGCGCGTGAAGGGCTGACGATCAATCCGGCTAAAACCTGCCAGCCGATCGGAGCCATGTATGCGGCGCTCGGCATTCACGGCTGTCTGCCTCACAGCCATGGTTCACAGGGATGCTGCTCGTATCATCGCAGCACCCTGACCCGCCACTACAAGGAGCCCGTTATGGCGGCAACAAGTTCTTTCACCGAAGGAGCCTCCGTGTTCGGCGGCCAGGCCAACCTGCTCGCGGCAATCGAAACCATTTTTTCGGTTTACGAACCCGATATCATTGCCGTGCACTCGACCTGCCTGTCGGAGACCATCGGAGACGATTTGCAGCAGATCACGAAAAAAGCCAAAGATGACGGAAAAATTCCCGAAGGCAAATATGTGATCTACGCCAGCACGCCGAGCTTTGTCGGCTCGCACGTAACCGGCTATGCCAACATGGTAACAGGCATTGCCGAGCAGTTCGCCCGGTCAACCGGAGAAAAGAAAGAGCAGATCAACATCATCGCCGGATGGATGGAACCCTCCGACATGCGTGAAATCAAGAAGCTCTCCAAAGAACTCGGCGTGAAAATCGTGCTCTTCCCGGACACGTCGGATGTGCTTGACGCTCCGCAGACCGGCAAACACGAGTTTTACCCGAAAGGCGGCACGACGGTCGAGGAGCTGAAAAGCATCGGCGACAGCACCGCATCCCTGGCTCTGGGCTGCATCAGCGCGGAACCGGCGGCAATAGCTCTCGAAAAGAAATGCAAGGTGCCTTTTGAAACCGTGGATATGCCGATCGGCCTCTCTGCAACCGACCGTTTCATCATGTCGCTCAGCAAAGCTGCCGGCGTTGAGGTTCCCGAGGAGATCACAGCTGAAAGAGGACGCCTTATCGACGTCATGACAGACATGGAGCAGTACTTCTATGGCAAGAAAGTCGCTCTTTTCGGCGATCCGGATCAGCTCATTCCTCTGACCGAGTTCCTGCTCGACCTGAACATGAAGCCAATACACATCGTCAGCGGAACTCCCGGTCAGCGTTTTGAAAAACGCATGAAAGAGATTCTCCAGAGGATTCCGGAAGCGAACTTCAAGAACGGTCTGAACGCAGATATGTTCCTGCTTCATCAGTGGATGAAAAACGAGCCGGTGGATCTGCTTATCGGCAACACCTACGGCAAGTACATCGCCCGCGACGAGAACGTTCCGTTTTTACGCTTCGGGTTTCCGATCCTCGACCGCATCGGGCACAGCTACTTCCCGAACATCGGCTACAGCGGCTCGCTGAGGCTGCTCGAAAAAATTCTCAACGCCTTCATGGACCGTCAGGATCGTGAAGCTCTTGAGGAGAAGTTCGAGCTGGTTATGTAA
- a CDS encoding ATP-binding protein — translation MSPIPDKRENVDSLTIEMVEFKEEWQFEDPQTGVFYKNGIIPQKLFFTLLGGDIQPESAKKAIAVLESVFKSGVLSNCAYIRIADYTKVTKAPISTRILYAKELNRLNSAFNCRPLITYICGASLLLKTMLRLFASYVQQQFIFVPTLQDAFNLINAAKSPFAAKMDREITITQSEIDRFAAMCGQILFDEHYIINEKENIIAPGNPLHDLYTIISMLHNDLKELQKTEKEQKQQIEEALEHARTLNIKLSEEKKNVEKKEQIQQILIENLKKAKKEAETASQAKSEFLANISHEIRTPLNGIIGMSEMLLDASLDRLQQRHYCATIFVSAKKLNQLITNILDFSKVESGQLDKETSVFDIGTICHDVFCLLNENAIKKGLQLTIDTSNEIPESIIGYPVYLRQVLINLLQNAIKFTYRGEVALNIEPVSDTPGKLILRISVRDTGIGIPEAQKKLIFQRFTQLDATATRKEGGAGLGLAITSKLVEYMGGTLNLDSTENKGSEFWFTLQFDKLHEKPTTPVIAEVRPAGIPKQPETNQEAYRASEKNNSYAGRKILLVEDNIINQQVATAMLSKLNFPVDTAMNGLEAIDALKKNTYALVFMDLQMPVMGGLEAVKTIRNKETGTADPDIPIIAMTANAIQKDKDECLQAGMNDFIIKPVTIRELQTVLEKWIPRYRS, via the coding sequence ATGAGCCCCATTCCGGACAAGAGAGAGAACGTCGATTCTCTCACGATTGAAATGGTTGAATTCAAGGAGGAATGGCAGTTTGAAGACCCTCAAACCGGTGTATTTTATAAAAACGGCATTATTCCTCAAAAGCTATTTTTCACCTTGCTGGGCGGAGACATTCAGCCTGAAAGCGCAAAAAAAGCCATCGCTGTTCTGGAAAGCGTGTTCAAAAGCGGTGTGCTCTCAAACTGCGCGTACATCAGAATAGCTGACTATACAAAAGTCACCAAAGCGCCGATCAGTACCAGAATTCTCTATGCGAAGGAACTGAACCGTCTGAACTCTGCATTTAACTGCCGTCCACTGATCACCTATATCTGCGGCGCTTCACTTCTGTTGAAAACCATGCTTCGCCTGTTTGCGTCTTATGTACAGCAGCAGTTCATATTCGTTCCGACCCTTCAGGACGCATTCAACCTGATAAATGCAGCGAAGAGCCCCTTCGCTGCCAAAATGGATCGGGAGATCACCATAACGCAGAGTGAAATCGATCGTTTTGCCGCCATGTGCGGACAAATTCTGTTCGACGAACACTATATCATCAACGAAAAAGAAAACATCATTGCGCCGGGGAATCCGCTGCACGATCTCTACACCATAATATCCATGCTGCACAATGATCTCAAGGAACTTCAGAAAACCGAGAAAGAGCAGAAACAGCAAATCGAGGAGGCGCTGGAACATGCACGAACCCTGAACATCAAGCTGTCCGAAGAAAAAAAGAACGTCGAGAAAAAAGAGCAGATTCAGCAGATTCTCATCGAAAACCTCAAAAAAGCGAAAAAAGAAGCAGAAACGGCAAGCCAGGCAAAAAGCGAGTTTCTGGCGAACATCTCCCATGAAATAAGAACGCCGCTGAACGGCATCATCGGCATGAGTGAAATGCTGCTTGACGCGTCGCTTGACAGGCTTCAGCAACGACATTATTGCGCAACGATATTTGTTTCCGCAAAAAAACTTAACCAGCTGATCACCAACATTCTCGATTTCAGTAAAGTCGAATCAGGACAGCTCGACAAAGAAACATCGGTTTTTGACATCGGAACGATCTGTCACGATGTTTTTTGCCTCCTGAACGAAAATGCCATAAAAAAAGGGCTGCAACTGACCATCGACACGTCGAATGAGATTCCTGAATCAATCATCGGTTATCCTGTTTATCTCAGGCAGGTGCTGATCAATCTGCTTCAGAATGCCATAAAATTCACTTACCGCGGTGAGGTTGCCCTCAATATCGAACCAGTATCCGATACTCCCGGGAAGCTCATCCTCCGCATATCAGTCCGGGATACCGGCATCGGTATTCCTGAAGCACAAAAAAAACTGATTTTTCAACGGTTCACCCAGCTCGATGCCACCGCTACCCGCAAAGAAGGCGGCGCGGGTCTCGGCCTGGCAATTACCTCGAAACTTGTGGAGTACATGGGAGGCACGCTCAATCTCGACAGTACGGAAAACAAAGGATCCGAGTTCTGGTTCACACTTCAGTTCGACAAGCTGCATGAAAAGCCAACAACGCCGGTCATTGCAGAGGTTCGCCCGGCTGGAATACCCAAACAGCCTGAAACAAATCAGGAAGCATATCGAGCATCAGAAAAAAACAACAGCTATGCAGGAAGAAAAATACTGTTGGTTGAGGATAACATCATCAATCAACAGGTGGCTACGGCCATGCTCTCGAAACTGAACTTCCCGGTCGATACCGCAATGAACGGCCTTGAGGCAATCGATGCACTGAAAAAAAACACCTATGCCCTGGTATTCATGGATCTGCAGATGCCGGTTATGGGTGGGCTCGAAGCGGTTAAAACGATTCGAAACAAGGAAACAGGAACAGCAGATCCGGATATTCCGATCATTGCCATGACCGCCAATGCAATACAAAAAGACAAGGATGAGTGTCTGCAGGCCGGAATGAACGACTTCATTATCAAACCAGTAACGATACGGGAGCTTCAAACTGTGCTTGAAAAGTGGATTCCCCGGTATCGCAGCTGA
- the nifD gene encoding nitrogenase molybdenum-iron protein alpha chain: MEANIHFPDPSKVREELTQRYPAKVAKKRTKSIIINDPETIPEVQANVRTVPGIITQRGCSYAGCKGVVLGPTRDIVNIVHGPIGCSFYAWLTRRNQTRPETPEHENYITYCFSTDMQEENVVFGGEKKLKQAIQEAYDLFHPKSIAIFSTCPVGLIGDDVHAASKEMREKFGDCNVFGFSCEGYRGVSQSAGHHIANNGVFKHMVGRNNTPSEGKFKLNLLGEYNIGGDAFEIERIFEKAGITLVASFSGNSTVGQLENAHTADLNVIMCHRSINYMGEMMETKYGIPWMKVNFVGAESTAKSLRKIAEYFGDEELKARVEEVIAEEMPKVKAVIDDIRPRTEGKTAMLFVGGSRAHHYQDLFTELGMTTVAAGYEFAHRDDYEGRHVLPSIKVDADSKNIEELKIVADPELYQPRKTEAELEALKEKGLEINGYEGMMKQMMKKSLVVDDVSHYESEKLIEIYKPDIFCAGIKEKYVVQKMGVPLKQLHSYDYGGPYTGFVGATNFYRDIDRMVNNPVWKLIKAPWETAGNGKGAELEATYVTQ; encoded by the coding sequence ATGGAGGCGAACATACATTTCCCAGATCCTTCCAAAGTCAGGGAGGAGCTGACACAAAGATATCCGGCGAAGGTTGCCAAAAAACGCACGAAGTCGATTATCATCAACGACCCGGAAACCATACCGGAAGTACAGGCCAACGTCCGTACCGTGCCTGGTATCATTACGCAGCGCGGCTGCTCCTATGCAGGCTGTAAAGGTGTTGTGCTCGGCCCGACACGCGACATCGTCAACATCGTTCACGGACCTATCGGCTGCAGTTTCTATGCATGGCTGACCCGCCGTAACCAGACAAGACCGGAAACTCCGGAACATGAAAACTATATCACCTACTGTTTCTCGACCGATATGCAGGAAGAGAATGTGGTGTTCGGCGGCGAAAAGAAGCTGAAACAGGCGATCCAGGAGGCATACGATCTTTTTCATCCGAAATCCATCGCGATCTTCTCCACCTGCCCGGTAGGTCTGATCGGCGATGACGTGCATGCCGCATCAAAAGAGATGCGCGAAAAGTTCGGCGACTGCAACGTCTTCGGATTCAGCTGCGAAGGCTACCGCGGCGTCAGTCAGTCCGCAGGCCACCATATAGCGAACAACGGTGTATTCAAACACATGGTAGGACGCAACAACACCCCGTCGGAAGGCAAATTCAAGCTGAACCTGCTCGGTGAGTACAACATCGGCGGCGACGCTTTTGAAATCGAGCGCATCTTCGAAAAAGCGGGAATAACTCTTGTGGCCTCCTTCAGCGGCAACTCGACCGTCGGCCAGCTTGAAAACGCCCATACAGCCGATCTCAACGTGATCATGTGTCACCGTTCGATCAACTACATGGGCGAGATGATGGAAACCAAATATGGCATCCCATGGATGAAGGTGAACTTCGTCGGTGCTGAATCGACCGCAAAGTCGCTGCGCAAGATCGCGGAATATTTTGGAGACGAAGAGCTGAAAGCCAGGGTCGAAGAGGTCATTGCCGAAGAGATGCCGAAAGTGAAAGCCGTGATCGACGATATCCGTCCGAGAACTGAAGGAAAAACCGCCATGCTCTTTGTCGGCGGATCGCGCGCCCATCACTACCAGGATCTCTTTACCGAGCTTGGCATGACTACGGTAGCTGCCGGTTATGAATTCGCTCACCGCGACGACTATGAAGGGCGTCATGTGCTGCCGAGCATCAAGGTCGATGCCGACAGCAAGAACATCGAAGAACTGAAAATCGTAGCCGACCCGGAACTCTATCAGCCGAGAAAAACCGAAGCCGAACTTGAAGCGCTCAAGGAGAAAGGACTGGAGATCAACGGCTATGAGGGCATGATGAAGCAGATGATGAAAAAATCGCTCGTCGTCGATGACGTCAGCCACTACGAATCGGAAAAGCTGATCGAAATCTACAAGCCCGATATTTTCTGTGCCGGCATCAAGGAGAAATATGTAGTGCAGAAAATGGGTGTGCCTCTCAAACAGCTGCACAGCTATGATTACGGCGGTCCTTACACCGGCTTCGTCGGCGCGACAAACTTCTACAGGGATATCGACCGTATGGTCAACAATCCGGTCTGGAAGCTGATCAAGGCCCCCTGGGAAACAGCAGGAAACGGAAAAGGCGCAGAACTCGAAGCCACCTACGTCACACAGTAA
- a CDS encoding P-II family nitrogen regulator, whose protein sequence is MREIIAVIRINKVNETKKALVDAGIPAFTATGRVMGRGKGQVHYDILKGAETGHPEAIAQLGNAPRLVAKRILTVVVPEELCKMAIDTIIRTNQTGNPGDGKIFVTPIVETIRVRTGEEGNEALN, encoded by the coding sequence ATGAGAGAAATTATCGCAGTTATCCGGATCAACAAGGTGAACGAAACCAAGAAGGCGCTCGTCGATGCAGGAATCCCGGCATTCACGGCTACCGGAAGGGTTATGGGTCGCGGCAAAGGCCAGGTTCACTATGACATTCTCAAGGGCGCAGAAACAGGTCATCCCGAAGCTATCGCCCAGCTCGGTAATGCACCCCGGCTGGTTGCAAAAAGAATTCTTACCGTTGTCGTCCCTGAAGAATTATGCAAAATGGCGATCGATACCATCATCAGGACGAACCAGACCGGAAATCCCGGAGATGGCAAGATTTTTGTAACGCCGATTGTTGAAACCATCAGGGTAAGAACAGGTGAAGAAGGCAATGAAGCGCTGAACTAA